Proteins encoded together in one Gammaproteobacteria bacterium window:
- a CDS encoding ankyrin repeat domain-containing protein, translated as MRSDIKELSDLEFDAVDKIADMLGSDWSPTITLRIDNHKRQFSTPSFMLQDEKAGLIAVLFRQAIEVNNPLPMQFLINQGDIVNSPLCDISRLARTINTRTTLDQDQDGNYPLHLAAHLGHEEAVEVLVNNRAELNLLNSRGKTPAHIAFLEKKFPILEYLVNAGADVNFGMQHNGWTLLHLASEKGNTNLVRLLLSKEAKVDQLTKGGWTALLVACSNGAEGAVELLLASGASVKNITPERGETALHLAARLDNPRILTMLIAANADPNARNEFGQTPLMCACNQVQTGNVRVLLDKGADPRLTTNSGDTAAHELFQITSAGDKSQLEILKLLDGHGSVTLCELNTRGDTPLHNACFSEGYPESVQFLIDKNPKGVNQLNKEGDSPLCVTTMCVHSQRNLRVVEVLLANGAKPNRYGPKTVSALFNVCRHVNWDECTDYSAVLAIARLLISKGANINENILGIRRSITPLEEAIIAGADEMVELLLASGATVDPENLTKIYYAIGDSSRYIVRIFGMLLAKLDNLENCVSQINSVLKFSGRDRSYMEDLILNKQKLDNARREFKSSLDFAIAIQGKVQNGPYVGQPTRDLREILQIYSRMDKTNSDDYRMLVNRCVELKTKNHPLTVAAINLMRAWEARNQRPDYKNRQISLR; from the coding sequence ATGCGGAGCGATATAAAAGAATTATCTGATCTCGAATTTGATGCGGTAGATAAAATAGCAGATATGTTAGGGTCTGATTGGTCTCCCACAATAACCTTACGGATAGATAATCATAAGCGTCAATTTTCAACACCTTCTTTTATGCTTCAAGATGAAAAAGCGGGATTGATTGCCGTCCTTTTTAGGCAAGCAATTGAAGTAAATAACCCACTGCCAATGCAATTTTTGATTAATCAAGGAGATATAGTTAATAGTCCGCTCTGTGATATTTCCCGATTAGCAAGAACAATTAATACTCGAACGACATTAGATCAGGACCAGGATGGTAATTATCCTTTGCATTTAGCGGCACATTTGGGTCATGAAGAAGCGGTAGAGGTACTTGTAAATAACAGAGCAGAGCTAAACCTTCTCAATAGCCGTGGTAAAACTCCTGCACATATAGCTTTTCTTGAAAAAAAATTCCCCATACTAGAATATTTGGTTAATGCTGGTGCTGATGTCAATTTTGGAATGCAACATAATGGTTGGACATTGCTGCATTTGGCCAGTGAAAAAGGAAATACTAATTTAGTGCGCTTGCTCCTATCAAAAGAAGCAAAAGTAGACCAACTTACAAAAGGTGGTTGGACTGCCTTACTTGTGGCTTGTAGTAATGGGGCAGAAGGAGCTGTTGAATTATTACTCGCTTCGGGTGCTTCAGTAAAGAATATCACTCCAGAGAGAGGGGAGACAGCTTTACATCTAGCGGCACGATTGGATAATCCTAGGATCCTAACAATGCTCATTGCTGCCAATGCTGATCCTAATGCGCGTAACGAATTTGGGCAAACTCCGTTAATGTGCGCATGTAATCAAGTTCAAACTGGAAATGTTAGGGTTCTCTTAGATAAAGGTGCTGATCCCCGATTAACCACTAATAGTGGCGACACTGCTGCACATGAATTATTTCAAATAACGAGTGCTGGTGATAAATCTCAGTTAGAAATTTTAAAGCTTTTAGATGGTCATGGATCAGTAACATTATGTGAGCTTAACACGCGGGGAGACACACCGCTTCATAATGCTTGTTTTAGCGAAGGATATCCTGAAAGTGTACAATTTCTAATCGACAAAAATCCTAAGGGCGTTAATCAACTTAATAAGGAGGGCGATTCACCTCTTTGTGTAACAACAATGTGTGTTCATAGTCAAAGAAATTTACGTGTTGTAGAAGTATTATTGGCGAATGGAGCTAAACCTAATCGATATGGTCCTAAAACAGTATCAGCATTATTTAACGTTTGTAGACATGTTAATTGGGATGAGTGTACTGACTACTCAGCAGTACTTGCAATTGCAAGATTGCTAATTAGTAAAGGTGCTAATATCAATGAAAATATTTTGGGAATTAGGCGTAGTATCACACCGTTAGAAGAAGCCATAATCGCTGGAGCGGATGAAATGGTAGAATTACTTCTTGCTAGTGGTGCAACTGTTGATCCAGAAAATCTAACTAAAATTTATTATGCTATTGGTGATAGTTCGAGATATATCGTTCGAATTTTTGGAATGTTACTAGCAAAGCTTGATAATCTAGAGAATTGTGTTTCACAGATTAATTCTGTCCTCAAATTTTCTGGGCGTGACCGTAGTTATATGGAAGATCTAATATTAAATAAACAGAAACTGGATAATGCCCGTAGAGAATTTAAATCAAGTCTCGATTTTGCCATTGCCATCCAGGGTAAAGTACAAAATGGACCGTATGTTGGTCAGCCAACACGTGATCTAAGAGAAATATTACAAATCTACAGTAGAATGGATAAAACTAATTCAGACGATTATCGAATGCTAGTAAATCGCTGTGTTGAACTAAAGACAAAAAATCATCCACTGACAGTGGCTGCGATCAATTTAATGCGAGCATGGGAGGCACGTAATCAAAGACCTGATTATAAAAATCGTCAAATCTCTCTTCGATAA
- the map gene encoding type I methionyl aminopeptidase codes for MTIHINSPAEIEKMRIAGRLAAEVLEMITPHVVPGITTEALDKICHDYIVDVQDAYPASLGYKGFPKSVCTSLNHVICHGIPGPRELKKGDILNIDVIVRKDGYHGDTSKMFFLGEPSILAKRLVTVTQECLYLGIELVKPGVHLGDIGAAIQAHAEKNRFSVVREFCGHGVGTKIHDDPQILHYGKAGTGEIIEPGMIFTIEPMINAGKRDLKILPDGWTVVTKDHKLSAQWEHTILVTETGNEILTLRKEETIR; via the coding sequence ATGACGATTCACATTAATTCACCGGCAGAAATCGAAAAAATGCGTATTGCAGGTCGCTTAGCTGCAGAAGTCCTGGAAATGATCACGCCCCATGTCGTCCCCGGAATTACCACCGAAGCACTCGATAAAATTTGCCACGATTATATCGTCGATGTGCAAGACGCCTACCCTGCTTCGCTGGGATATAAAGGTTTTCCAAAATCCGTCTGCACATCACTCAATCATGTCATTTGCCATGGCATTCCTGGCCCTCGAGAACTCAAAAAAGGCGATATTTTGAACATTGATGTCATCGTTCGTAAAGATGGCTATCACGGCGATACCAGCAAAATGTTTTTTCTAGGTGAACCTTCTATACTCGCGAAACGACTCGTTACAGTCACTCAAGAATGCCTTTATCTTGGCATTGAATTGGTTAAACCGGGTGTACATCTAGGCGATATCGGTGCAGCGATTCAAGCCCACGCCGAAAAAAACCGTTTCAGTGTAGTTCGGGAATTTTGTGGCCATGGAGTAGGAACGAAGATTCACGATGACCCGCAAATTCTTCATTACGGAAAAGCGGGAACGGGCGAAATTATCGAACCTGGTATGATTTTCACCATCGAACCCATGATCAACGCCGGCAAACGCGACCTCAAAATTCTCCCAGATGGCTGGACCGTCGTCACTAAAGACCACAAGCTCTCCGCTCAATGGGAACACACGATTCTAGTCACTGAAACTGGTAATGAAATTCTGACTTTAAGAAAAGAAGAAACTATTCGATAA